In Monodelphis domestica isolate mMonDom1 chromosome 4, mMonDom1.pri, whole genome shotgun sequence, one DNA window encodes the following:
- the LOC103096181 gene encoding zinc finger protein OZF-like isoform X4, with the protein MCHERVLSGEKPCKIKECGKAFCPLGSPNDYKRMYSQKKLHISNESWKIFTLHPRVPSAKEPFYCNECGKAFRWRCKLNTHQRIHTGEKPFECKECGRAFRDKSYLLLHQRIHTGEKPFECSECGKNFSLKSSLILHQKIHTGKKLFECNECRKAFHYKCCLTLHQRIHTREKPFECNECGKAFMWKTQLNKHKRIHIVEKPFESDNCIKTFSLKGILTEHQRIPMEEKRFECNECDKAFRWQCKLTAHQRIHTGEKPFECRECRKTFHEKSCLTLHQRIHTGEQPFECDECRKNFSQRSSLILHQRIHTGEKPYECNEYGKSFMWKSQFNKHKNIANGKKSFECSVCRKIFHDKSHFTVHQRIHTGEKPFECRMWEEL; encoded by the coding sequence ATGTGTCATGAGAGAGTTCTTTCAGGGGAGAAACCCTGTAAAATtaaagaatgtgggaaagctttttGCCCCTTGGGAAGCCCTAATGATTATAAGAGAATGTATTCTCAAAAGAAACTCCATATTTCTAATGAAAGCTGGAAAATTTTTACTCTACATCCAAGAGTTCCCTCTGCAAAGGAACCTTTTTATTGTAAcgaatgtggaaaagcctttagaTGGAGGTGCAAACTTaatacacatcagagaatccatactggagagaaaccctttgaatgTAAAGAGTGTGGAAGAGCTTTCCGTGACAAATCTTACCTGCTactacatcagagaattcatactggagagaaaccctttgagTGTAGTGAATGTGGGAAAAATTTCAGCCTGAAGTCATCACTTATTTTACATCAGAAAATTCACACTGGGAAGAAACTCTTTGAATGTAACGAATGCAGGAAAGCCTTTCATTATAAGTGTTGCCTTACTctccatcagagaattcataccagagaaaaaccctttgaatgtaatgaatgtggaaaagccttcatGTGGAAGACCCAACTTAATAAACACAAGAGGATTCACATTGTAGAGAAACCCTTTGAATCTGATAACTGTATAAAAACTTTCAGTCTGAAAGGAATCCttactgaacatcagagaattcctATGGAAGAAAAAcgatttgaatgtaatgaatgtgacAAAGCTTTTAGATGGCAGTGTAAGCttactgcacatcagagaattcatactggagagaaaccctttgaatgTAGAGAATGCAGGAAAACCTTCCATGAGAAATCATGCCTTActctacatcagagaattcatactggcgAGCAACCTTTTGAATGTGATGAATGTAGAAAAAACTTCAGCCAGAGGTCATCACTCATTttacaccagagaattcacactggagaaaaaccataTGAGTGTAATGAATATGGTAAATCCTTCATGTGGAAGAGTCAATTTAATAAACACAAGAATATTGCAAATGGAAAGAAATCCTTTGAATGTAGTGTATGCAGGAAAATTTTCCATGACAAATCTCActttactgtacatcagagaattcatactggagaaaagccttttgaGTGCAGAATGTGGGAAGAACTTTAG
- the LOC103096181 gene encoding zinc finger protein 260-like isoform X1: MNVTKLLDGSVSLLHIREFILERNPLNVENAGKPSMRNHALLYIREFILASNLLNVMNVEKTSARGHHSFYTREFTLEKNHMSVMNMVNPSCGRVNLINTRILQMERNPLNVVYAGKFSMTNLTLLYIREFILEKSLLSAECGKNFSQRSSLISHQRNHITKKLFECNECRKAFCDKSHLTVHQRIHTGEKPFECKECGKTFSQSSSLSSHQRIHSGEKPFECNECGKAFRDKSHLTVHQRIHTGEKPFECKECGKNFTLRSSLSSHQRIHTGKKPFECNECEKAFRDKFHLIEHQRIHTGEKPFECKECGKTFQNKYQLSVHQSTHTGQKPFVCIECKKTFISKSQLNKHKRIHTGEKPFECDNCGKAFTRKDHLTEHQRIHTGEKPYECAECGKNFSQRKSLTFHHRIHSGERPFECTECGKNFNYKKSFLFHQRTHMGEKPLECNECGKSFHNRSQLVVHQRIHTGEKPFGCHECGKAFYNKSQLNVHLRTHTGEKPFKCNECEKAFHHKSQLVAHQRIHTGERPFECNECGKAFHNKSQLTVHQRIHTGEKPYKCNECGKSFSHRKSFIFHLRIHTGEKPYECNECGKAFHNKSHLTVHQRIHTGEKPYECNECGKKFSLSSSLTKHQRIHTGEKPFECNECGKNFSRKSSLILHQRIHTGEKPFECNECGRNFSQRSSLVSHQRTHTGEKPFECNECGKNFTRRSLLSKHKTIHTGENPK; encoded by the coding sequence atgaatgtgacAAAGCTTTTAGATGGCAGTGTAAGCttactgcacatcagagaattcatactggagagaaaccctttgaatgTAGAGAATGCAGGAAAACCTTCCATGAGAAATCATGCCTTActctacatcagagaattcatactggcgAGCAACCTTTTGAATGTGATGAATGTAGAAAAAACTTCAGCCAGAGGTCATCACTCATTttacaccagagaattcacactggagaaaaaccataTGAGTGTAATGAATATGGTAAATCCTTCATGTGGAAGAGTCAATTTAATAAACACAAGAATATTGCAAATGGAAAGAAATCCTTTGAATGTAGTGTATGCAGGAAAATTTTCCATGACAAATCTCActttactgtacatcagagaattcatactggagaaaagccttttgaGTGCAGAATGTGGGAAGAACTTTAGCCAGAGATCATCGCTCATTTCACATCAGAGAAATCATATTACAAAGAAActctttgaatgtaatgaatgtaggaaaGCCTTCTGTGACAAGTCCCACCTTACtgtacaccagagaattcatactggagaaaaaccttttgaatgtaaggaatgtgggaaaactttTAGCCAGAGTTCCTCACTTAGTTCACACCAGAGAATTCACTCAGGAGAGAAGCCCTttgagtgtaatgaatgtgggaaggcctttcgGGACAAATCTcatcttactgtacatcagagaattcatactggagagaaaccctttgagtgtaaggaatgtgggaaaaactTCACCCTGAGATCATCACTTAGttcacatcagagaattcacactgggaagaagccttttgaatgtaatgaatgcgaAAAAGCCTTCCGAGACAAATTTCACCTTattgaacatcagagaattcatacaggagagaaaccctTTGAGTGTAAGGAATGTGGCAAAACCTTCCAAAACAAATATCAGCTTTCTGTACACCAGAGCACTCATActggacagaaaccttttgtctgtattgaatgtaagaaaacttTCATATCAAAGAGTCAACTTAATAAACAcaagagaattcacactggtgagaaacccttTGAATGTGATAACTGTGGAAAGGCCTTCACTCGCAAGGACCACCTTACTGAACATCAGAGGATTCATACTGGTGAAAAACCGTATGAGTGTGCTGAATGTGGGAAAAACTTCAGCCAAAGGAAATCCCTTACATTCCATCATAGAATTCATTCTGGAGAAAGGCCTTTTGAGTGTACTGAATGTGGGAAAAACTTCAATTATAAGAAGTCCTTTCTTTTTCATCAGAGAACTCATATGGGAGAAAAACCCTTagagtgtaatgaatgtggaaaatccTTCCATAACAGATCTCAGCTTGTTGttcatcaaagaattcatactggagagaaaccctttgggtgtcatgaatgtgggaaagcattCTACAATAAATCTCAGCTTAATGTACATCTGAGAAcacatactggagagaaaccctttaaGTGTAATGAATGTGAGAAAGCCTTCCATCACAAATCTCAGCttgttgcacatcagagaattcatactggagagagaccctttgaatgtaatgaatgtggaaaagctttccACAACAAATCTCagcttactgtacatcagagaattcatactggagaaaaaccatataagtgtaatgaatgtgggaaaagtTTCAGCCAtagaaaatcattcattttccatctgagaattcacactggagagaaaccatatgagtgtaatgaatgtgggaaagctttccaCAACAAATCTCACCTTACtgtacaccagagaattcatactggagaaaaaccatatgagtgtaatgaatgtggtaaAAAATTTAGCCTGAGTTCATCCcttactaaacatcagagaattcatactggagaaaaaccctttgagtgtaatgaatgtgggaaaaacTTCAGCCGGAAGTCATCACTTATTTTACATCAAAGGATCCACACGGGAGAAAAACCCTttgagtgtaatgaatgtggaagaAACTTCAGCCAGAGGTCATCACTGGTTTCacatcagagaactcatactggagaaaaaccctttGAGTGCAATGAATGTGGCAAAAATTTCACCCGAAGGTCCTTACTTAGCAAACACAAAACCATTCATACAGGAGAGAACCCCAAGTAA